A single Corticium candelabrum chromosome 16, ooCorCand1.1, whole genome shotgun sequence DNA region contains:
- the LOC134192465 gene encoding uncharacterized protein LOC134192465, with amino-acid sequence MAGSGVGGSSLAESVDVGGTNGTKRDSEVCELSKQLRVALQKVTDRIYSCHKSSVLVKHFPFLEVRHGRWLECAAKQVFDEAKLMMEEDVDKVYTKYQLEEFLSTIMSLRQEAAHSTESAFRPSGSPQDDLRPFVMELLMPALMEQEKHLEEVESENAELMARVSESRQRLAATVERFEQEQDTFRQVRPANHSFYNAKVISVCLSSD; translated from the exons ATGGCGGGCTCAGGAGTAGGTGGTAGTAGTCTAGCTGAGTCTGTTGATGTTGGTGGTACCAACGGTACTAAGAGAGACTCTGAAGTATGTGAATTATCAAAGCAGCTTAGAGTCGCTTTGCAAAAGGTCACAGATCGTATTTACAGTTGTCACAA ATCTTCGGTGTTGGTGAAGCACTTTCCGTTTTTGGAAGTTAGGCATGGTCGATGGTTGGAATGTGCCGCTAAGCAGGTGTTTGATGAAGCAAAGTTAATGATGGAG GAGGATGTTGACAAAGTGTATACAAAGTATCAACTGGAAGAATTTCTTTCAACTATAATGTCTCTCAGACAAGAGGCTGCACACTCAACGGAGTCTGCTTT TCGACCATCTGGATCACCTCAAGATGACTTGAGACCATTTGTGATGGAACTGTTAATGCCAGCTTTAATGGAACAGGAAAAGCATCTTGAAGAG GTGGAATCTGAAAATGCAGAGTTGATGGCTCGAGTGAGTGAAAGTCGACAGCGACTGGCTGCTACTGTTGAACGGTTTGAGCAAGAACAGGACACATTCAGACAAGTTAGACCAGCAAATCATTCATTCTACAATGCAAAAGTAATatccgtgtgtttgtcttccgaCTAG
- the LOC134191950 gene encoding TIMELESS-interacting protein-like, with product METEYTEDGLFADNDDSDDNIERPPMLPALSPVHELDDAPHTADGSAGQEKENEEPKKEASAKLRVQKPVPRLNDDRLTDGKRGLAYLVKEFPKVKFKGKGHEASDVRRLMRCYEHWANRLFPKYPFDKFLLTLDGPLTTKAKVKSCMQRLRRGEYEDDHEVHSGDENQNKDAPGDGGNQNTGDPMDQMADFGQEVRTADLPSSGDTTTAVVTRIPLPGDHPSPSLTDDALERIRQNRERALARLAARRATQETSNERNDSQAHDWTTESIQAKETVTHTDLHQEETNTDTDVHQREANAVTDVRQEETNTDTDVVLQEIDTDVVLQEKDTDTDVVLEETDTDVVLQEKDTDTDVVLEETDTDTRLHQEKANTDTYLCQRDANTVTDVHQEKTNTLTDADQHLEDMDIDTNQEDMASRSQHVSQDNRAVDECNTTDKDEDGDHVTEDMI from the exons ATGGAAACCGAATATACAGAGGACGGTTTGTTTGCGGATAACGATGACTCAGACGACAACATCGAAAGGCCACCTATGTTACCCGCTCTGTCGCCTGTCCACGAGCTAGACGACGCTCCCCATACAGCCGACGGTTCTGCCGGTCAAGAGAAGGAAAACGAAGAACCCAAGAAGGAGGCATCAGCAAAACTGCGTGTGCAAAAGCCAGTACCAAGGCTCAACGATGACAG ATTGACAGATGGGAAGAGAGGACTTGCCTATTTGGTGAAGGAGTTTCCTAAAGTTAAGTTCAAAGGGAAAGGACATGAG GCTTCTGATGTCCGACGTCTAATGAGATGTTATGAACACTGGGCTAATCGGTTGTTTCCCAAGTATCCCTTTGACAAGTTCCTTCTCACACTTGATGGTCCACTGACGACTAAAGCTAAAGTGAAG TCATGTATGCAAAGACTTCGTCGTGGTGAGTATGAAGATGACCATGAAGTTCACAGCGGAGACGAAAACCAAAACA AAGATGCTCCTGGTGATGGTGGCAATCAAAATACAGGTGACCCTATGGACCAG ATGGCCGACTTTGGACAGGAAGTGAGAACAGCAGATCTA CCGTCGTCAGGTGACACAACCACGGCTGTTGTCACACGTATTCCACTACCGGGCGACCATCCTTCACCTTCACTGACCGATGATGCACTGGAACGAATACGACAGAACCGGGAACGGGCACTGGCTCGATTGGCAGCAAGACGTGCCACTCAAGAAACATCGAATGAGCGAAACGATAGTCAAGCACATGATTGGACAACAGAAAGTATACAAGCCAAAGAGACAGTTACGCATACGGATCTACATCAAgaagagacaaacacagatacagaTGTACATCAAAGAGAGGCAAACGCAGTTACAGATGTACGTCAAgaagagacaaacacagatacagaTGTAGTACTTCAAGAGATAGACACAGATGTAGTACTTCAAGAGaaagacacagatacagatGTAGTACttgaagagacagacacagatgtaGTACTTCAAGAGaaagacacagatacagatGTAGTACttgaagagacagacacagataccCGTCTACATCAAGAAAAGGCAAACACAGATACATATCTATGTCAACGAGATGCAAACACAGTTACAGATGTACATcaagaaaagacaaacacactgacagatgcAGATCAACATCTTGAAGACATGGACATCGATACTAACCAAGAAGACATGGCATCACGTAGTCAACATGTCAGTCAAGATAACAGAGCGGTAGACGAATGCAACACAACAGATAAGGATGAGGATGGTGATCACGTGACAGAAGACATGATATAG
- the LOC134191949 gene encoding protein FAM227B-like encodes MKHAPLDIKILEEVEAELMQLEEKLGVHANSFFETKQRDTTTRSKTADGLRFAPHPVFLTELYDHDVVAAYINIKPKRKVKNDSEDQTKATKHDPVFPGFSMDELTPLPGQLEALQILLKVTQAQGFKPGFTKLWKKVFLSQSSVAILQDAFWWLYLDHFQPNDIEAKSQLFARIGDSYVALFCYISLDFKDKFFRFYADCLSQAIFTTFCQAYPALRMIFHDEKFKTHLVNVVWEWIAGIRPPAGSWSRWKMYELDPDYIVSAPIETDESFTHAHKRASKILFNLGDMEASLPVGQRSVSRSAHIDRRGSLKPRRSSLSPIKFQSRNISPLSNKRLEEESEQIGRGPEFERVLFDTKGHSPLVSHYLQSRRLLTEGPGPTDYMKRTQLSALPPPAPTYRDVIHHARKVGKKMAAEYEREQHEFMMEEQRARKQNRKLRQEFQRLTNEILSRQHEVKMLSDRLIDSLASGSYMPIGTLLASVLNPLDASEFSESESNMSVSSDHQDTRKSVTPENRPSSSRSVASRQTPQ; translated from the exons ATGAAACACGCAC CTCTGGACATCAAAATCCTAGAAGAAGTGGAAGCAGAATTGATGCAACTGGAAGAAAAACTGGGAGTCCATGCAAACTCATTCTTTGAAACCAAACAGAGGGACACGACTACAAGAAGCAAGACTGCAGACGGTCTGCGCTTTGCCCCACATCCGG TCTTTTTGACTGAATTATATGATCATGATGTGGTTGCCGCGTACATCAATATCAAACCAAAACGGAAG GTCAAAAATGACAGTGAGGATCAAACCAAGGCGACAAAACAT GATCCTGTCTTTCCTGGATTCTCTATGGATGAGTTGACTCCATTGCCAGGTCAACTGGAGGCTCTGCAAATTTTACTGAAGGTCACGCAAGCACAAGGATTCAAG CCTGGATTTACGAAGTTGTGGAAGAAAGTGTTTCTATCTCAATCATCCGTCGCTATTCTTCAA GATGCATTCTGGTGGCTTTATCTTGATCATTTTCAA CCAAATGATATAGAAGCTAAATCACAACTTTTCGCTCGTATAGGAGACAGCTATGTGGCATTGTTCTGCTATATTAGTCTCGACTTCAAAGACAAATTCTTTCGG TTCTATGCTGACTGCCTGTCTCAAGCCATATTCACAACATTTTGTCAAGCATACCCGGCTCTACGAATGATATTCCACGACGAGAAGTTCAAAACTCACCTTGTAAATGTTGTATGGGAATGGATTGCAG GTATTCGACCTCCTGCAGGATCATGGAGTCGGTGGAAGATGTACGAACTCGATCCTGATTATATTGTGTCTGCTCCCATCGAAACAGATGAATCGTTTACTCACGCACATAAGAGAG CAAGTAAGATTTTATTCAATTTGGGTGATATGGAGGCCTCATTGCCTGTTGGTCAAAGAAGTGTGTCTCGTTCTGCACACATTGATAGGCGCGGATCACTAAAACCTCGTCGATCTTCATTGTCACCAATAAAGTTTCAATCAAGGAATATCTCTCCGTTGTCTAACAAACGTTTAGAAGAGGAG TCTGAACAAATTGGGCGAGGACCAGAATTCGAGCGTGTCTTGTTTGACACCAAAGGTCACAGTCCGCTAGTATCGCATTACCTTCAATCGAGACGTCTGCTAACAGAAGGACCGGGACCAACAGATTACATGAAGCGAACTCAATTGTCTGCATTGCC ACCTCCAGCTCCAACATATAGAGACGTGATTCATCATGCTCGTAAAGTAGGCAAGAAAATGGCAGCCGAATATGAGAG GGAGCAGCATGAGTTCATGATGGAAGAGCAACGAGCTAGAAAACAGAATCGCAAATTGAGGCAAGAATTTCAGAG GCTTACCAACGAAATATTGTCTCGCCAACATGAAGTAAAGATGTTGAGTGATCGTCTTATTGACTCTTTG gCGAGTGGCAGTTACATGCCCATAGGAACACTATTAGCCAGTGTTCTCAACCCTCTTGATGCCTCTGAATTTAGTGAGTCGGAATCTAATATGTCAGTTTCGTCGGATCATCAAGACACAAGAAAGTCGGTTACACCAGAAAACAGACCAAGTAGTTCACGAAGTGTGGCATCGAGGCAAACTCCTCAGTGA
- the LOC134192403 gene encoding uncharacterized protein LOC134192403, whose translation MRNPVKMNVLSMFGLFLIFSQGHSIHLSFPSFHDSLQWPRWDPFDEILAEPFLPGCRSQTTQCGHRDIVAVPALTKISQDERKVIVKLQVPSFKRDNIRIKSYINELRVSGERTCSGDERCNKKVFDQNVVLPHNVDFSTAKSYMSGDGWLIVKLSKTKPVERTVHIEENDEKEEDSSTPTPCEGCHDGLDDDEVTVEVDESSQQFCSQTSRSNDLYDIGV comes from the coding sequence ATGAGAAACCCAGTCAAGATGAATGTATTGTCAATGTTTGGATTGTTCCTGATCTTCAGTCAAGGACACTCAATCCATCTCTCATTTCCAAGTTTTCACGACTCTCTTCAGTGGCCTAGATGGGATCCATTCGATGAAATCCTAGCAGAACCGTTTCTCCCAGGCTGTCGATCTCAAACTACTCAGTGTGGACATCGAGACATAGTGGCCGTTCCTGCTTTGACAAAAATTTCACAAGACGAAAGGAAAGTCATTGTCAAGCTTCAAGTGCCTAGTTTCAAAAGAGATAACATACGAATCAAGTCTTACATCAATGAACTAAGAGTCAGTGGAGAGAGAACTTGCTCCGGTGACGAGAGATGCAACAAGAAAGTCTTCGACCAGAACGTTGTTCTACCTCACAATGTAGACTTCAGCACAGCAAAGTCATACATGTCTGGAGACGGTTGGTTGATTGTTAAGCTGTCAAAGACTAAGCCCGTTGAAAGGACGGTTCATattgaagaaaatgatgaAAAGGAAGAGGATTCCAGTACACCGACACCATGTGAAGGATGTCATGATGGATTAGATGATGACGAGGTTACAGTAGAAGTGGACGAGTCGTCACAACAGTTCTGTTCACAGACATCACGATCAAACGACTTGTATGATATTGGAGTATAG
- the LOC134192127 gene encoding UPF0545 protein C22orf39 homolog → MTDEESEFLLPKRCLDFLNKWRYCASAYNQFHQYYIFGRFKNCSQIKTNFKNCVKWRTFKSEEAKVALIEALKREKSEDMRLDGLNDVEPVWDVRTEPPREWNDDVEGNDDVEGTTADT, encoded by the coding sequence ATGACTGACGAAGAGAGCGAATTTCTCCTTCCCAAAAGATGCCTTGATTTTCTGAATAAGTGGCGTTACTGTGCTTCAGCTTACAATCAATTTCATCAGTACTACATATTTGGAAGATTCAAGAATTGCAGTCAAATCAAAACTAATTTCAAGAATTGTGTCAAATGGAGGACGTTTAAGTCTGAAGAGGCTAAGGTTGCTTTAATAGAGGCTTTGAAAAGAGAGAAAAGTGAAGATATGAGGCTCGATGGACTCAATGACGTGGAGCCTGTATGGGATGTGAGGACTGAACCACCTAGAGAATGGAACGATGATGTTGAAGGGAACGATGACGTCGAAGGGACGACTGCTGACACATAG
- the LOC134192610 gene encoding immediate early response 3-interacting protein 1-like, producing MAFTLGSLFEACLLIINAIAVLSQERFLAKIGFSPADASSTFGQETGVKQQIIHLISSVQTLLRIPLIPLNIATIAYEVILG from the exons ATGGCGTTTACCTTGGGCTCACTTTTCGAAGCTTGCTTATTGATCATCAATGCTATTGCTGTTCTTAGTCAAGAAAGGTTTCTCGCAAAGA TTGGATTTAGCCCAGCGGACGCTAGTTCAACATTTGGACAAGAAACTGGAGTAAAGCAACAGATTATTCATCTCATCTCTTCTGTACAGACTCTGCTAAGAA tACCTCTCATACCTCTGAACATAGCTACTATTGCATACGAAGTGATCCTGGGCTAG
- the LOC134192467 gene encoding uncharacterized protein LOC134192467 — MLLYSVLFAVVTVVCSEPRVWSPVFPNVSFIFRDNYDELGWRLTKPDFLQLRGGDQPVVAFFMRKATDDHTSRSDPYPFYSVNCTDCQVNVAYSFDGGWTWERDSTFLKLPPLNSSMQYGWRGRAGARVVLQEHGSVPVLHLFIPVTTESRSGLYHFSSNESLPDTRNVAINQIHSLPQELEPNGLGSPPHSPIVVNKDKRLLVALHKVTRRESSSVGESNTFVLYSDDLGCSWEMAEPQLVVPSPLGGGGACEPTVIELMNGTIWMLIRNQNPVLYQSFSYNRGTTWTPPTASPFISNNSPAIFIRLSARKPGILLVWNNGFNVNEVYHHAEYGIARQVIHAAVSYDEGKTWSGFRELYRDPHMAEPYIYGDHGSAYPEGEELVNGTIILSTGQGAFRQVVLLFDPEWLLEKVQYTKMDDVINLNDTWDYQGNYFTTLDTTGLDVIIDPTNASCSRDLKVIRMQESKDLDHPPCLVYNFLGAKKGSLALFFYPTSNETSVQVSLMDFFTLPADVEVESMATFALTITSDPAAKKDGHTIYITATEYHYVEFDWDMHAGVCNVSADDNVKETLLMRPESEDFTQQPSYLRFRLLSGMLYLRSIEAEVA, encoded by the exons ATGTTGCTCTACAGCGTCCTTTTTGCTGTCGTTACTGTTGTGTGTTCGGAACCAAGAGTGTGGTCACCAGTGTTTCCTAACGTTTCATTCATTTTTCGCGACAATTACGATGAGTTAGGTTGGCGTCTCACGAAACCAGATTTCTTGCAGCTACGCGGTGGTGATCAACCAGTTGTGGCTTTCTTCATGCGTAAAGCAACAGATGACCACACGTCGCGAAGCGATCCCTATCCGTTCTACTCCGTGAATTGTACAGACTGCCAAGTCAATGTTGCCTATTCGTTCGACGGTGGTTGGACGTGGGAGCGAGACAGCACGTTTCTGAAGCTACCACCACTGAACTCTTCAATGCAGTATGGCTGGCGTGGAAGGGCTGGAGCGAGGGTAGTTTTGCAAGAACACGGAAGCGTGCCTGTGCTTCATCTGTTTATACCAGTGACAACAGAATCAAGAAGCGGTCTGTATCATTTTTCAAGCAATGAGAGTCTTCCTGATACAAGAAACGTGGCGATAAATCAGATACATTCATTGCCTCAAGAGTTAGAGCCAAATGGATTGGGATCTCCTCCTCATTC GCCAATTGTTGTCAATAAGGACAAGAGACTACTTGTGGCTCTTCATAAAGTGACTAGAAGGGAATCCTCAAGTGTTGGAGAATCCAATACATTTGTGTTATACTCAGACGACTTAGGATGTTCATGGGAAATGGCTGAACCGCAACTTGTTGTTCCAAGTCCACTGGGAGGGGGCGGAGCTTGTGAACCAACTGTCATAGAACTTATG AACGGTACGATTTGGATGTTAATTCGAAACCAGAATCCTGTTTTGTATCAATCGTTTTCTTATAATCGTGGCACTACGTGGACACCACCAACTGCATCGCCATTTATATCGAACAACAGCCCAGCCATCTTCATCAGATTGTCGGCTAGG AAACCAGGCATTCTGCTGGTGTGGAACAATGGATTTAATGTAAACGAAGTGTATCATCATGCTGAGTATGGAATAGCTCGACAG GTCATTCATGCCGCCGTGTCATATGATGAGGGTAAGACGTGGTCTGGCTTTAGAGAGCTGTACAGGGATCCCCATATGGctgagccatatatatatggtgACCACGGTTCTGCATATCCAGAGGGTGAAGAGCTTGTAAATGGAACAATAATCTTGTCAACAGGACAA GGGGCCTTTCGTCAGGTTGTTTTACTGTTTGATCCCGAATGGCTGCTGGAGAAAGTTCAGTACACAAAGATGGATGATGTCATTAATCTGAACGATACGTGGGATTACCAAGGCAACTACTTCACAACATTGGATACAACGGGACTCGACGTCATTATTGATCCAACTAATGCATCATGTAGCAGAGACCTAAAAGTTATCAGAATGCAAGAAAGCAAGGACTTAGATCATCCGCCATGTCTTGTCTACAACTTCCTCGGTGCCAAGAAAGGTAGTCTTGCTCTCTTCTTTTACCCAACCTCAAACGAAACATCAGTGCAGGTTAGTCTCATGGATTTCTTCACACTGCCGGCAGATGTTGAAGTGGAGAGCATGGCAACGTTTGCTTTGACAATCACAAGTGACCCTGCTGCTAAGAAAGATGGTCATACCATCTATATTACAGCAACAGAGTACCATTACGTTGAGTTTGATTGGGATATGCATGCAGGAGTGTGCAACGTATCTGCTGATGACAACGTTAAGGAAACTCTTTTGATGCGGCCAGAGAGTGAAGATTTTACTCAGCAGCCTTCCTATCTTCGTTTTAGACTTCTATCTGGAATGCTCTATCTTCGCAGTATCGAAGCCGAGGTGGCATGA
- the LOC134192126 gene encoding uncharacterized protein LOC134192126: MMSFMYRLIVTSNARLHSKFKTQRVDVSGDVVQIRGIIFDMDGTLTEPVLDFKEIRRQLQIPQGADILHYIDSLTCQSERNELHSKLEEFEARAAGQLTLQQGLRELLLFSSEKGVKRALVTRNSQDGIAAFLKKLGSLTSCNEIFTHMLGREFIPPKPDPAPILHICTEWGFDPAQVVTVGDSIDDMLAGKRAGTVTVLVENGKHNESARQWSDVHLQSLKDVSILFQSVFDITRQSD; encoded by the exons ATGATGAGTTTCATGTACCGTCTAATTGTCACATCCAACGCTCGATTGCACTCCAAGTTCAAAACACAACGGGTAGACGTTAGTGGCGACGTTGTTCAAATCAGAGGCATCATATTTGATATGGACGGCACTCTCACCGAACCCGTGCTAGACTTTAAAGAAATCCGTCGACAATTGCAGATTCCGCAGGGCGCAGACATTCTACATTATATCGACAGTCTGACTTGTCAGTCAGAACGGAATGAATTGCATTCGAAGCTTGAAGAGTTTGAAGCACGCGCAGCCGGTCAGCTAACGCTACAACAAGGACTGAGAGAgcttcttttgttttcttctgAAAAAGGTGTAAAGAGGGCATTGGTAACGCGCAATAGCCAGGATGGCATAGCAGCGTTTCTGAAAAAGCTTGGCAGTCTGACTTCATGCAATGAAATCTTCACGCAC ATGTTGGGTCGAGAATTCATTCCACCAAAACCCGATCCAGCACCAATCTTACACATATGTACTGAATGGGGATTCGATCCAGCCCAAGTTGTGACTGTAGGTGACTCTATTGATGACATGCTAGCAGGAAAACGGGCTGGGACAG TAACTGTGCTGGTGGAGAATGGAAAACACAACGAATCTGCTAGACAGTGGAGTGATGTACATTTACAGTCATTAAAAGACGTATCTATATTATTTCAGTCAGTCTTTGATATCACAAGACAATCAGATTAG
- the LOC134191951 gene encoding biogenesis of lysosome-related organelles complex 1 subunit 2-like — MDTDADKQKDETGEEEQAQPPQDEEHKSTDVSTQTTAETSDKLPEQSRIRHLCEKMFEKTTDYLQGELTSTSDEYRLLERLNKLTIAKYADMSTLAATLTTAMSDMNEKYKNLEPYLEQVEQLEASVSTLEQAAYRLDAYSKRLEAKFKQLEKK; from the exons ATGGACACCGACGCAGACAAGCAGAAGGATGAAACAGGAGAGGAAGAACAAGCACag CCCCCGCAAGATGAGGAACATAAATCAACAGATGTCTCCACTCAAACAACCGCTGAAACGAGCGACAAACTTCCCGAGCAGTCGAGAATTCGACATTTGTGCGAGAAAATGTTCGAAAAGACAACAGACTATCTACAAGGCGAACTGACGTCGACATCGGACGAGTATCGCCTTCTCGAGCGTCTCAACAAGCTCACCATTGCCAAATACGCCGACATGTCGACCCTAGCTGCCACTCTCACGACGGCCATGTCGGACATGAACGAGAAATACAAGAACTTGGAACCTTATCTCGAGCAAGTGGAACAGTTGGAGGCGAGTGTATCGACACTCGAACAGGCAGCGTATAGACTAGATGCTTATTCCAAGAGACTAGAGGCTAAGTTTAAACAGCTAGAGAAAAAgtga